In one Methylobacterium sp. SyP6R genomic region, the following are encoded:
- the recJ gene encoding single-stranded-DNA-specific exonuclease RecJ: MLLDLPRPLLDVHRSALGRPWHERCASAPAQSLAVAIAQGHGLPEVLARVLAGRGVDLHAVPGFLEPRLRDLLPDPAVLVDMEAAADRLAEAILKREKVAIFGDYDVDGAASAALLASALRDLGVPYRLHIPDRITEGYGPNVAAVRMLAAEGATLLVTVDCGTAGHEPLAEAGRLGMDVVVLDHHGAPEVLPQARAVVNPNRLDDLSGLGHLCAAGVVFLTLVALNRRLRRDGLAIPDLMAGLDLVALATIADVVPLHGLNRAFVRQGLAVMRGRGRRGLAALLDAAGLGEAPQAWHLGFLLGPRINAGGRIGDSTLGARLLLCEDPIEAAGIAAQLDALNRERQAIEAAAVAEAEAEMGMRLERDPDQPVLVAGSPDWHPGIVGLIAARLKERFGRPAFAFALRQDGTATGSGRSIPGADLGRAVRACVEAGLAAKGGGHAMAAGVTLAALDLDRFREALSGDLAASVAEARLGEALLVDGMVSAGGVQPDLADAVERAGPFGQGAPEPVFALARHRVADARVVGTGHVKAQLRGRDGVAVGAIAFRAAESPVGRLLLSHIGRDIHAAGTLSRDRWRGADRVELRLCDVAEAS; encoded by the coding sequence ATGCTCCTCGACCTGCCCCGCCCGCTCCTCGACGTTCACCGCTCCGCGCTCGGGCGGCCCTGGCACGAGCGCTGCGCCTCGGCGCCGGCGCAGAGCCTCGCGGTCGCCATCGCGCAGGGCCACGGCCTGCCGGAGGTGCTGGCCCGGGTGCTGGCCGGCCGCGGGGTCGATCTCCATGCCGTGCCGGGCTTCCTCGAGCCGCGCCTGCGCGACCTCCTCCCCGACCCGGCCGTGCTGGTCGACATGGAGGCGGCAGCCGACCGTCTGGCCGAGGCGATCCTGAAGCGCGAGAAAGTCGCGATCTTCGGCGATTACGACGTCGACGGCGCGGCGAGCGCCGCGCTGCTCGCGAGTGCGCTCCGCGACCTCGGCGTGCCCTACCGGCTCCACATCCCCGACCGCATCACCGAAGGCTACGGCCCCAACGTCGCGGCGGTCAGGATGCTCGCCGCGGAAGGCGCCACCCTCCTCGTTACCGTCGATTGCGGTACGGCCGGGCACGAGCCGCTGGCCGAAGCCGGCCGCCTCGGGATGGACGTGGTAGTGCTCGACCATCACGGCGCGCCGGAGGTGCTGCCCCAGGCCCGCGCCGTGGTGAACCCGAACCGCCTCGACGACCTGTCGGGCCTCGGCCATCTCTGTGCCGCCGGTGTCGTCTTCCTCACGCTGGTGGCGCTCAACCGGCGCCTGCGCCGCGACGGCCTCGCCATTCCCGACCTGATGGCCGGTCTCGATCTCGTGGCGCTCGCCACCATCGCCGACGTGGTGCCGCTGCACGGCCTCAACCGCGCCTTCGTGCGCCAGGGCCTCGCGGTGATGCGCGGGCGCGGCCGGCGGGGCCTCGCCGCCCTCCTCGACGCGGCCGGCCTCGGGGAGGCGCCGCAGGCCTGGCATCTCGGCTTCCTGCTCGGGCCGCGCATCAATGCCGGCGGGCGCATCGGCGATTCGACGCTCGGCGCCCGGCTGCTGCTCTGCGAGGATCCGATCGAGGCCGCCGGCATCGCCGCCCAACTCGATGCGCTCAACCGCGAGCGCCAGGCGATCGAGGCCGCCGCCGTGGCGGAAGCCGAGGCCGAGATGGGAATGCGGCTCGAGCGCGACCCCGACCAGCCGGTCCTCGTCGCCGGCAGCCCGGACTGGCATCCGGGCATCGTCGGGCTGATCGCGGCCCGCCTCAAGGAGCGCTTCGGCCGCCCGGCCTTCGCCTTCGCGCTCCGCCAGGACGGCACCGCCACCGGCTCGGGCCGCTCGATCCCCGGCGCCGATCTCGGCCGGGCGGTCCGGGCCTGCGTCGAGGCCGGGTTGGCGGCCAAGGGCGGCGGCCACGCCATGGCGGCGGGCGTGACGCTCGCCGCCCTCGACCTCGACCGGTTCCGCGAGGCACTGTCGGGCGACCTCGCGGCCTCGGTGGCCGAGGCGCGCCTCGGCGAGGCGCTGCTGGTCGACGGCATGGTCTCGGCCGGCGGCGTGCAGCCGGATCTGGCGGATGCCGTCGAGCGGGCCGGTCCGTTCGGCCAGGGCGCCCCGGAGCCGGTCTTCGCGCTCGCCCGCCACCGCGTCGCCGATGCGCGCGTCGTCGGCACCGGGCACGTCAAGGCACAGCTGCGCGGCCGGGACGGCGTCGCGGTCGGCGCCATCGCGTTCCGGGCGGCGGAATCGCCGGTCGGGCGGCTCCTGCTCTCGCATATCGGCCGCGACATCCACGCCGCCGGCACCCTCTCCCGCGACCGCTGGCGCGGCGCCGACCGGGTCGAGCTGCGCCTCTGCGACGTGGCGGAGGCGAGCTGA
- a CDS encoding NAD(P)(+) transhydrogenase (Re/Si-specific) subunit beta, whose translation MSENVSSLLYLVSGVLFILALRGLSHPTTSRQGNLYGMIGMGIAILTTLVGHAPSGVGAWFLVLLGLGIGGGAGAVIAKRVPMTAMPQLVAAFHSLVGLAAVAVAAGALYAPQAFGIIENGAIHKQSLFEMGLGVAIGAITFTGSVIAFLKLDGRMSGKPIMLPQRHAINIVLAIVLVALLAGFIGGGSKVLFWLIVILSFVLGGLLIIPIGGADMPVVVSMLNSYSGWAAAGIGFTLGNLALIITGALVGSSGAILSYIMCHAMNRSFISVILGGFGGDAAASSGGGQVETRPVKQGSADDAAFIMKNAEKVIIVPGYGMAVAQAQHSLREMADQLKKAGVDVKYAIHPVAGRMPGHMNVLLAEANVPYDEVHELEDINGEFPQADVAFVIGANDVTNPAAKTDPQSPIYGMPILDVERAKTVLFIKRGMGSGYAGVENEVFFRDNTMMLFGDAKKVVDEIVKNF comes from the coding sequence ATGTCGGAGAACGTCTCCTCGCTCCTCTACCTCGTCTCCGGCGTCCTGTTCATCCTGGCGCTGCGGGGCCTGTCCCATCCGACCACCTCCCGGCAGGGCAACCTGTACGGCATGATCGGCATGGGCATCGCCATCCTGACGACGCTGGTCGGCCATGCGCCGTCCGGCGTCGGGGCATGGTTCCTGGTGCTGCTGGGTCTCGGCATCGGCGGCGGCGCCGGCGCGGTGATCGCCAAGCGCGTACCGATGACGGCGATGCCGCAGCTCGTCGCGGCCTTCCACTCCCTCGTCGGCCTCGCGGCCGTCGCGGTGGCGGCCGGCGCGCTCTACGCGCCGCAGGCCTTCGGCATCATCGAGAACGGCGCGATCCACAAGCAGTCGCTGTTCGAGATGGGTCTGGGTGTGGCCATCGGCGCCATCACCTTCACCGGCTCGGTGATCGCGTTCCTGAAGCTCGACGGGCGCATGTCGGGCAAGCCGATCATGCTGCCGCAGCGCCACGCCATCAACATCGTGCTCGCCATCGTGCTGGTGGCGCTGCTCGCCGGCTTCATCGGCGGCGGCAGCAAGGTGCTGTTCTGGCTGATCGTGATCCTGTCCTTCGTGCTCGGCGGCCTCCTGATCATCCCGATCGGCGGCGCGGACATGCCGGTCGTGGTCTCGATGCTCAACTCCTACTCGGGCTGGGCGGCCGCGGGCATCGGCTTCACGCTGGGCAACCTCGCGCTGATCATCACCGGCGCGCTGGTCGGCTCGTCGGGCGCGATCCTGTCCTACATCATGTGCCACGCGATGAACCGCTCGTTCATCTCGGTCATCCTGGGCGGCTTCGGCGGCGACGCCGCGGCTTCCTCCGGCGGCGGGCAGGTCGAGACCCGGCCGGTCAAGCAGGGCTCGGCGGACGATGCGGCCTTCATCATGAAGAACGCCGAGAAGGTCATCATCGTGCCGGGCTACGGCATGGCGGTGGCGCAGGCCCAGCACTCGCTGCGTGAGATGGCCGACCAGCTCAAGAAGGCCGGCGTCGACGTGAAGTACGCCATCCACCCGGTGGCGGGCCGCATGCCGGGCCACATGAACGTGCTGCTCGCCGAGGCCAACGTGCCCTACGACGAGGTGCACGAGCTGGAGGACATCAACGGCGAGTTCCCGCAGGCCGACGTGGCCTTCGTGATCGGCGCCAACGACGTCACCAACCCGGCCGCCAAGACCGATCCGCAATCGCCGATCTACGGCATGCCGATCCTCGACGTGGAGCGGGCCAAGACCGTGCTGTTCATCAAGCGCGGCATGGGCTCGGGCTATGCCGGCGTCGAGAACGAGGTGTTCTTCCGCGACAACACCATGATGCTGTTCGGCGACGCCAAGAAGGTGGTCGACGAGATCGTCAAGAACTTCTGA
- a CDS encoding proton-translocating transhydrogenase family protein, whose product MATLPPDQAAEQARAAAAAARNAADIAARAADQAAIIADSVGHGVAAATHGAIDPTVFRLAIFVLAIFVGYYVVWSVTPALHTPLMSVTNAISSVIVVGALLAVGVPLIEKGTAWARFFGFIGLVFASVNIFGGFLVTQRMLSMYKKKA is encoded by the coding sequence ATGGCTACCCTTCCCCCCGACCAGGCGGCCGAGCAGGCACGCGCCGCCGCCGCCGCCGCCCGCAACGCGGCCGACATCGCCGCCCGCGCCGCCGACCAGGCGGCGATCATCGCCGACAGCGTCGGCCACGGCGTCGCCGCCGCGACCCACGGCGCCATCGACCCGACCGTGTTCCGCCTCGCGATCTTCGTGCTGGCGATCTTCGTCGGCTATTACGTCGTCTGGTCGGTGACCCCGGCGCTGCACACCCCGCTGATGTCCGTCACCAATGCGATCTCCTCGGTGATCGTGGTCGGTGCGCTGCTGGCCGTCGGCGTTCCGCTGATCGAGAAGGGCACTGCTTGGGCCCGCTTCTTCGGGTTCATCGGCCTGGTCTTTGCCAGCGTGAACATCTTCGGCGGCTTCCTCGTCACCCAGCGCATGCTCAGCATGTACAAGAAGAAGGCCTGA
- a CDS encoding Re/Si-specific NAD(P)(+) transhydrogenase subunit alpha produces the protein MRIAVLSETDPAEPRVAAVPETVKKYKALGAEVTVQSGAGLKAGVPDADYEAAGASIAPDAKAAAEGADIVLKVRRPAADELPALKRGAIVIAIMDPYGHEAEVKAMADAGVSAIAMELMPRITRAQVMDVLSSQANLAGYRAVVDGAAVYGRALPMMMTAAGTVPAARIFVMGAGVAGLQAIATARRMGAVVTATDVRPAAKEQVESLGAKFVAVEDDEFKQAETAGGYAKEMSAEYRKKQAELVASHIAKQDIVVTTALIPGRPAPRLVTADMVAAMRPGSVLVDLAVERGGNVEGVKADEVVETGNGVKIVGYANVPGRLAATSSSLYARNLYAFVETLVDKAAKTLAVKWDDELVKATCLTRDGAVVHPNFQPKAA, from the coding sequence CGGAGCCGCGTGTCGCGGCAGTCCCGGAAACGGTGAAGAAGTACAAGGCTCTCGGGGCCGAGGTGACGGTGCAGTCCGGGGCGGGCCTGAAGGCCGGCGTGCCGGATGCGGATTACGAGGCCGCCGGTGCCTCGATCGCGCCCGACGCCAAGGCCGCGGCCGAGGGGGCGGATATCGTCCTCAAGGTGCGCCGCCCCGCCGCCGACGAGCTGCCCGCGCTGAAGCGCGGCGCGATCGTGATCGCCATCATGGATCCCTACGGCCACGAGGCCGAGGTCAAGGCGATGGCCGATGCCGGCGTCTCGGCGATCGCCATGGAGCTGATGCCCCGCATCACCCGCGCCCAGGTGATGGACGTGCTCTCCAGCCAGGCCAACCTCGCGGGCTACCGCGCCGTCGTCGACGGCGCCGCCGTCTACGGCCGGGCGCTGCCGATGATGATGACCGCGGCCGGCACCGTCCCGGCGGCCCGCATCTTCGTGATGGGCGCCGGCGTCGCCGGGCTGCAGGCCATCGCGACCGCCCGCCGCATGGGCGCGGTGGTGACCGCCACCGACGTGCGGCCCGCCGCCAAGGAGCAGGTCGAGTCGCTCGGCGCCAAGTTCGTCGCCGTCGAGGACGACGAGTTCAAGCAGGCCGAGACCGCCGGCGGCTACGCCAAGGAGATGTCGGCCGAGTACCGCAAGAAGCAGGCGGAGCTGGTCGCGAGCCACATCGCCAAGCAGGACATCGTGGTCACCACCGCGCTGATCCCCGGGCGGCCGGCGCCCAGGCTCGTCACCGCCGACATGGTGGCGGCGATGCGTCCGGGCTCGGTGCTCGTCGACCTCGCGGTCGAGCGCGGCGGCAACGTCGAGGGCGTCAAGGCCGACGAGGTCGTCGAGACCGGGAACGGCGTGAAGATCGTCGGCTACGCCAACGTGCCAGGAAGGCTGGCCGCCACCTCGTCGAGCCTCTACGCCCGCAACCTCTACGCCTTCGTCGAGACCCTGGTCGACAAGGCCGCGAAGACGCTGGCGGTGAAGTGGGACGACGAACTCGTCAAGGCGACCTGCCTGACCCGCGACGGCGCCGTCGTCCACCCGAACTTCCAGCCCAAGGCGGCCTAA